ACGAGCTTCAGTTATTGCACGAGATGGTGATACTGGCTGCGAGGTGGTACGAGATGGTGATGGAGGCACAGATGCAGCCCGCACTTGAGTTCTTGCACGAGATGGTGAAGCTGGCAGTTGAGATTCAATGGCTGCATGCTGAGGTTCGGTTCTTTGCGGTGTCTGAGTCTGGGGTGGAGGAGACTGTACTGGGGCTATCCCTGCAGGTCGAAATGGTGGACGCTGAGCAGGTACGGTGGTGGTTGGCTGGGTAGGGGCTTGAATTATTTCAACTGGAGGACGAGTGGGTTGGGGTTCAGCAGCAGGGCGAGCAATGGGTGCTGTTAGCCAAGGAAGTCGAAAGCGAGCAAATGGCCTCTGGTCTGCTGCCATGGATGACGAGGGAAAAGATAAATCAAAGTATAATTAAGAGATGGGATGTGGGTGGTTTAGTTGTTGCTTAATTCTCATTGGGAGATATGGTATTAATAAGTTCCCATTTGATACCTTGGGAAGCTTTCGGAACTTTATTATTGCTTTCTTCAAATTCACCATCACTTTTACTTGTTTGCCTCTCTAACGGACTAGCCTTTACTTGGGAGAAAAATAGGATTCTTTAGACAGATTTTCCTTTTCTGTGAGGTCtggcatcttttttttttttttttttgtcattttcaGCTTTTTCAATTTCTGTCTTGTTCTATACCACATAACAGGCGCTCAAGaacaactcaaaaattaatatcgaAGAGAGAGATGAGCCATAGAAACACCATTCTTTGAGCCAAGGCAATTACTGAGGAAAAAAGAAGAAACCAAATAGAAATCAGATTGCCCCGGCTTTTGCTACAGTTTGAATGCTAAGGCAATTATAAGGGGTAAAAACAATTAATGGCCCATAGTCTCCCTCTTGCTAGTTTTCTTGTACTCCAAATATGTCCCAAAGAGAAGCAAAGTGCATGAGAAGAAAAAAATCTAACAGATATTCCCTTTCCTTTGTCTAGCGATCCAAGAAAAGAACTCCAAATGAACACAATCACAAAAAGCAAAGAGTTGCCAGACGAGATATTCTTGTGTCTTCTCCTTCAAAAATGCGATTTAGCAAGCTAAATTCATATCTTCATCTTCACAAGAGCTCCTAGTTATTTCAAGCACTCTAATCTTCCTCTAAGGTATGTTCATTCTCCACTcgattaatgtatacaaattttaTTCCTTACCTTTGTACCTTTAGGCAATAGCATTTCCTGGCAATCACATTCTTGCACTAACAGCAAATTAATCGTCTCCTTCATAATCCCATGTTTTTAAATAAACTGAATGGAAAAGAATTGAACAATCTGGAATAAAAGGTTGGATAAAACATTCAGTTTGATCATTGTTGTGATTCATTATAATTTTCTGTAAACAGGACAGAATGCAGGGACTCATCCGAGGGGTAAGATCTTGCCAAGAAATTCTCACAGTTGGAATTCCAAAGCATTTTCATTGGAAAGACATAGTAGAAAGACAAAATATTTTTTCCCGTTTTGAATGTGTCATCTCATCTCCTCCCATGCCAGAGAAGGGATTGGAGAATTTAACAGTGGCAGATGTGCTGATGACAAAGGGAGAGGAAAAAACTGGTTCTTGGCTGTGGTGCCGCACCAATGACACTGTCTATGATGCTGTCAACAATGTAGGTTTTCTACAatgtttcaaaaataaaattgaagCAATTTTGCtattaaattcaatttatatgTGTAGTACAAAAAAAATGCTGACATAAAAAATTGCAGATGGCAAAAAATAATATTGGGTCACTAGTAGTGCTAAAGCCTGAAGAACAACATATTGCAGGAATCATCACAGAAAGAGGTAAACTTATTTCCATAAATCTATGTTACATTGGTTGTATTCCACAGTGAAATTATTAATCCTCAATCTGATGCGCAATGGCTTCATACAGACTGCCAAATAAAAaacagaaaacaaaaagaattaCAAACATAGAATTTTTGGGATTAGAGAGCATAATATAAGTATATAAATCAATGCTAATTGTGTTCATGGTGACATGGATGACCAAGCAGACTATCTGAGGAAAATAATTGCACAAGGGAGATCCTCCAAGTACACAAGAGTTGGGGAAATCATGACTGATGAGGTTATTTCTCAAACTACTTTTGTCCTCTTGGGGACATACAGCAATTGTCCTCCTATTTAAAgatgttttaatttttcattctTAACAGAAGAAGTTAATAACAGTGACATCTGATACAAATATTCTTCAGGCAATGCAACTTATGACAGGTACTCTACTTGTTAATTATTCTCGTTCGCAATGTGCAATTGCATGGAATatgttcctttttttttattgcatTTGATAGTTTAGCGGCAAAGTTGAATTGATGGTTTTTCATTTCACAGACAATCACATTCGGCATGTTCCTGTTATAGATGGAAAGATAGTCGGCATGGTTTCCATTGTAGATGTCGTACGAGCAGTAGTGGAGCAGCAGGACAAAGAATTGAAGCGGCTAAATGAGTTTATCAGAGGAGAatactattaaattttttttaaaaaaaaaagcaagagAGAAGCTTGGTTTCTGTAAAAACCTTAGAACCATGTTTTCTCAAATGTTCCGCGTACAAAATTATGAGCGTAAGTGCGTGGTACGCTCATGCAAGCCTATGCTTGTAAGTCTTGTCAGAAAAACATAAGATCAATAAAGGAAATTATGAAGCCTGTGTTAAAGCTTGTGAGTGCGCATGTGCGTATGAATCATCATGTGTAGAAGAGACGAAGGGAAGGGCCATCCAACACGGAATGGTAGAGAAGTCTCTGTTAATATAAAATGGGTAAATGTACAACAATCTTCCATTGAAGATACATGGTTAACAGTTTTGACAATTAACTAACTGCTTGAAATTCATGCCTCAAGtagacacaaaaaaaaaaaaaaaaaacactatcaGAAGCACTATCCAGAAGGTACTAGAGACAAAGCTCAGTCAAGAGTTCAAGAatctgaaattgaaaaaaaaaaaaaaaaaaactttatccaAAAGGTAGAGTCATAGGTAATTCAAAAAAAGCCAAACATTATCAAATTAGCAAAATTGCTTCTCACTAGAAATGCAGAAACATGGTAATTTTCTACATCAAACAGAAAGTAATCGCTCATCCAATATTCATGTAAGTGTTTGACAGCTACTTCTTGGTTACATTCTATgctattttgttaaaaaaaaaaaaatcccaccaCATGAACTCTCAGTAGACAATTTCTCACTAACGACTGTGGTGAAAAAGTCTCGCAATTTTTCTTCCCAGATATCCAAATCCCTTGGAAGGTGATTTTTTCACTTTAATATGATTACCACTGCCAGAGTCACTGGAGATGCCCATGCTCAAGCCAGCACTAAATGTAGAACAATTTGAGACATCACCTTCTGTTGTATGCCCCAAAATCTGGAGCAATTCTGAGGCAATAACCTTTACTCTTGGATTCCCATTAACAGACATATTGATCAAAGATTTTACAGTACCTTCTCCCATGATCTGTTGACAATGTTCAATGTGCTCATAGCATAGAGACAGTAGAACTTCCATTGCAGTTTCTTGCTCATGCTTGCTACCAGTTTCCAGAAGAGTGACAATTGAAGCAACGCAAGAATTAGTTTCAGCAACTGCATTCTTACCTTCCTCAATATCACACAAGGACTTCATAATATTAAGGCAATATCCTGCAAGACTCTGATCATATAGAAAAGGAACCAACTTTGGGATGCAATCCAAATACACAATGTGGTATGCTATGTCACTCTTGCAGGACAAATTACAGAGTATCTTCATGGCAACCTCATGGAACTCCCTACTTTGCACATCAAGGACTTTTAGGATGGAAGGTAGAACTCCAGATGCAAGAATTCCAGAATTATACGATGGTTGGCATGATAGCACTTCCATGATAGCAAGAGCCTTGCTGGTGATTTTAGAATCAAGAAATGATGCTAACATGTACATTGCATCTTCGTCAAAGGGAGGCAATCCAAATCTGCATGAAACAGTAAGAAACATTTACTGTCGCATAATCAAGCAAACACATAACTATGATGAAAACAATATTCAAGCCTCCAGTAATGCATTACCTGCTTTTACTTAAAATTGCCAAAAGCACCTCTGCCAAATCATCCTGGGCTTTTTCATCAGAAGAGTCATACGCATCCTTCAAAAATTTAATCAGTAGCTTCATATAACTATTGTTAAATAGCCAATCACATTCCTGCTCATTTTTGTTCAGTTGTTCTTTAATATCTTGCACTGCCTTGCACCGGTATTCCCATGGAAGTGAGTCCAGTTTGGAGAGCGATGCCATCCTAATTATGCTATGGGCACTTATAGATGACTGACTTACACAAGCACCTGCATTCATTTGAGGGAGTCCAACACTGAAATTAGCATTGTTATCATCATCTACTAAATCTGCTCCACAATTTGTATCTGTAGATCTAAGTGAGACATTGCTAACTTGAAGGCGCAAATCATTCACAGAACTGCCAATGCTAGCAATGGATGTAAGGGATAAAAGCTTCTTTGAGGAAACTGAAGCTGGAATTGTTTGTGCACATGGTTCAGAAATATTGATCCCATGATCTGAACACCACTTTGAAATGAGGCCCTTCATTACAACATTTGCAGTCAGGTATAAATTGTCCAGTTTTATATTTGTTACTGGACATGTATCATTCCCCTCACCAAACCATTTCTCAATCCAAACTCGTTCATACGTTTTCCCAGAATCAATGATTACTGGGTCATACATTAGTCTCATAGAGATTGGACACTTAAATTCGAGTGGCGGGTCTGGTGGAGCAGGTTTGTCAGTAGTTCGAGTCTTGCATTCCTCATGCTGACGAAAGCCACCATTGGTTTGGCATTGCCCAATATGTCTTCCATATTTCCTCAAAAGATACAAGAAAAACTCCAAGATTTTCTTTTTTGGGTCCGTATCACGAACTTTCTCTTGTAGTTTCTTGATGGATCTTTTTTCTATCAAAACAGCCAAAGGGGATGTAATTTTCAGTCTCACAGCTGCAAATTCAAGGGCCTCTAGTTCTGCATTGTTTATAGAATCTGATGCAGGCATGTCCTGCCTAAGCAAATCTTTTACAACCTTTCCAGCCTCAACTTCAGAAGATTCTAGCTGAAACTTCGCACCCCTAAGATCTTCCACAATTCCAGATATCTGCAGATGGAATTTCTCTTCTGAATTCTTAGGAAGAACTTAAAAGAGAAGTGTCTAAGTATGTAACAGAGTGAGGAAGGCCTAGAAAAGATTCAGGTTTTCAAATTAAGATAGGCAAGCAGATAGGAAAGGAATTGTGATAACTCCACGTCATTTTCAACTTGAACCAAGTCTACCATGCTGTGATATCAATTAAATGAGTCCTTTCACATATGTATAGGATTAAAcagattttgaatcatttgaaaagaaaatgcaaCACATTTTGCTCAAAATTTGACCTTCTTGAGCAATTGTTTAATTAGGCTTTCACCAAGTAGCTAAACCTGGAAAAGAATGTAAATGAAATTTAAGGAACTACCAAAGTGATTTTGGAAAACTTGGACAACAACATGAGTGCTTTCCATTCAGAAGAGACTCAGCACGAGCAAACATTGACTCAACAGTTGGaatgttttaatttatttgagatcataaaataaaaacaactaaGCATAGTTTAAAACTGGATGTTTCCTAAGAAATGATCTCACAAGCTACAAAGTAACAGAAATATGACTATATTGGACAGAGAAGGTGCAAAACCCAATTCTCAAGCACTTGGGATCTGTAGCAGCATATATTAATTGACATAACAAAGCAACAAATACTTTAAGGGCATGAAAATAACAAACCTTGGCAGCCAGCAATGTTGGAACCATATTTTGAATTTGGCCTAAGTATAAATCCAGAGCCTTTCTTACGTTTTCGCATCTCCAGAGTATCCTATCTGATTGAAATGCCTAGACATATTAAAATGGGATATTAGTACTGGAAAATAATGTAAGTGTAAATTGATAATTTACATGCAATCGTATAGACAAAAATAGTTTCTTCTgcatctttcttcttcttctttttttttttttaagctccAGTGAATCAAATATAAAAATGGTTTCAAGTACCAAGTAGAGTTTACTACTTTCGGAACAGTGCTGGATGAGTAGTCTTGCTTTATC
This is a stretch of genomic DNA from Hevea brasiliensis isolate MT/VB/25A 57/8 chromosome 12, ASM3005281v1, whole genome shotgun sequence. It encodes these proteins:
- the LOC110655389 gene encoding CBS domain-containing protein CBSX3, mitochondrial, which translates into the protein MQGLIRGVRSCQEILTVGIPKHFHWKDIVERQNIFSRFECVISSPPMPEKGLENLTVADVLMTKGEEKTGSWLWCRTNDTVYDAVNNMAKNNIGSLVVLKPEEQHIAGIITERDYLRKIIAQGRSSKYTRVGEIMTDEKKLITVTSDTNILQAMQLMTDNHIRHVPVIDGKIVGMVSIVDVVRAVVEQQDKELKRLNEFIRGEYY
- the LOC110655334 gene encoding U-box domain-containing protein 5 isoform X5, whose product is MLLWIKQDYSSSTVPKAFQSDRILWRCENVRKALDLYLGQIQNMVPTLLAAKISGIVEDLRGAKFQLESSEVEAGKVVKDLLRQDMPASDSINNAELEALEFAAVRLKITSPLAVLIEKRSIKKLQEKVRDTDPKKKILEFFLYLLRKYGRHIGQCQTNGGFRQHEECKTRTTDKPAPPDPPLEFKCPISMRLMYDPVIIDSGKTYERVWIEKWFGEGNDTCPVTNIKLDNLYLTANVVMKGLISKWCSDHGINISEPCAQTIPASVSSKKLLSLTSIASIGSSVNDLRLQVSNVSLRSTDTNCGADLVDDDNNANFSVGLPQMNAGACVSQSSISAHSIIRMASLSKLDSLPWEYRCKAVQDIKEQLNKNEQECDWLFNNSYMKLLIKFLKDAYDSSDEKAQDDLAEVLLAILSKSRFGLPPFDEDAMYMLASFLDSKITSKALAIMEVLSCQPSYNSGILASGVLPSILKVLDVQSREFHEVAMKILCNLSCKSDIAYHIVYLDCIPKLVPFLYDQSLAGYCLNIMKSLCDIEEGKNAVAETNSCVASIVTLLETGSKHEQETAMEVLLSLCYEHIEHCQQIMGEGTVKSLINMSVNGNPRVKVIASELLQILGHTTEGDVSNCSTFSAGLSMGISSDSGSGNHIKVKKSPSKGFGYLGRKIARLFHHSR
- the LOC110655334 gene encoding U-box domain-containing protein 5 isoform X2; protein product: MCRLRTSRMGNEGAHHSERPYYCTIKVHTLMCSELKNFIDRISQIYLAIESARPRCSTGLQTLCYLHAAMDKARLLIQHCSESSKLYLAFQSDRILWRCENVRKALDLYLGQIQNMVPTLLAAKISGIVEDLRGAKFQLESSEVEAGKVVKDLLRQDMPASDSINNAELEALEFAAVRLKITSPLAVLIEKRSIKKLQEKVRDTDPKKKILEFFLYLLRKYGRHIGQCQTNGGFRQHEECKTRTTDKPAPPDPPLEFKCPISMRLMYDPVIIDSGKTYERVWIEKWFGEGNDTCPVTNIKLDNLYLTANVVMKGLISKWCSDHGINISEPCAQTIPASVSSKKLLSLTSIASIGSSVNDLRLQVSNVSLRSTDTNCGADLVDDDNNANFSVGLPQMNAGACVSQSSISAHSIIRMASLSKLDSLPWEYRCKAVQDIKEQLNKNEQECDWLFNNSYMKLLIKFLKDAYDSSDEKAQDDLAEVLLAILSKSRFGLPPFDEDAMYMLASFLDSKITSKALAIMEVLSCQPSYNSGILASGVLPSILKVLDVQSREFHEVAMKILCNLSCKSDIAYHIVYLDCIPKLVPFLYDQSLAGYCLNIMKSLCDIEEGKNAVAETNSCVASIVTLLETGSKHEQETAMEVLLSLCYEHIEHCQQIMGEGTVKSLINMSVNGNPRVKVIASELLQILGHTTEGDVSNCSTFSAGLSMGISSDSGSGNHIKVKKSPSKGFGYLGRKIARLFHHSR
- the LOC110655334 gene encoding U-box domain-containing protein 5 isoform X3 encodes the protein MGNEGAHHSERPYYCTIKQMQVHTLMCSELKNFIDRISQIYLAIESARPRCSTGLQTLCYLHAAMDKARLLIQHCSESSKLYLAFQSDRILWRCENVRKALDLYLGQIQNMVPTLLAAKISGIVEDLRGAKFQLESSEVEAGKVVKDLLRQDMPASDSINNAELEALEFAAVRLKITSPLAVLIEKRSIKKLQEKVRDTDPKKKILEFFLYLLRKYGRHIGQCQTNGGFRQHEECKTRTTDKPAPPDPPLEFKCPISMRLMYDPVIIDSGKTYERVWIEKWFGEGNDTCPVTNIKLDNLYLTANVVMKGLISKWCSDHGINISEPCAQTIPASVSSKKLLSLTSIASIGSSVNDLRLQVSNVSLRSTDTNCGADLVDDDNNANFSVGLPQMNAGACVSQSSISAHSIIRMASLSKLDSLPWEYRCKAVQDIKEQLNKNEQECDWLFNNSYMKLLIKFLKDAYDSSDEKAQDDLAEVLLAILSKSRFGLPPFDEDAMYMLASFLDSKITSKALAIMEVLSCQPSYNSGILASGVLPSILKVLDVQSREFHEVAMKILCNLSCKSDIAYHIVYLDCIPKLVPFLYDQSLAGYCLNIMKSLCDIEEGKNAVAETNSCVASIVTLLETGSKHEQETAMEVLLSLCYEHIEHCQQIMGEGTVKSLINMSVNGNPRVKVIASELLQILGHTTEGDVSNCSTFSAGLSMGISSDSGSGNHIKVKKSPSKGFGYLGRKIARLFHHSR
- the LOC110655334 gene encoding U-box domain-containing protein 5 isoform X1; the protein is MCRLRTSRMGNEGAHHSERPYYCTIKQMQVHTLMCSELKNFIDRISQIYLAIESARPRCSTGLQTLCYLHAAMDKARLLIQHCSESSKLYLAFQSDRILWRCENVRKALDLYLGQIQNMVPTLLAAKISGIVEDLRGAKFQLESSEVEAGKVVKDLLRQDMPASDSINNAELEALEFAAVRLKITSPLAVLIEKRSIKKLQEKVRDTDPKKKILEFFLYLLRKYGRHIGQCQTNGGFRQHEECKTRTTDKPAPPDPPLEFKCPISMRLMYDPVIIDSGKTYERVWIEKWFGEGNDTCPVTNIKLDNLYLTANVVMKGLISKWCSDHGINISEPCAQTIPASVSSKKLLSLTSIASIGSSVNDLRLQVSNVSLRSTDTNCGADLVDDDNNANFSVGLPQMNAGACVSQSSISAHSIIRMASLSKLDSLPWEYRCKAVQDIKEQLNKNEQECDWLFNNSYMKLLIKFLKDAYDSSDEKAQDDLAEVLLAILSKSRFGLPPFDEDAMYMLASFLDSKITSKALAIMEVLSCQPSYNSGILASGVLPSILKVLDVQSREFHEVAMKILCNLSCKSDIAYHIVYLDCIPKLVPFLYDQSLAGYCLNIMKSLCDIEEGKNAVAETNSCVASIVTLLETGSKHEQETAMEVLLSLCYEHIEHCQQIMGEGTVKSLINMSVNGNPRVKVIASELLQILGHTTEGDVSNCSTFSAGLSMGISSDSGSGNHIKVKKSPSKGFGYLGRKIARLFHHSR
- the LOC110655334 gene encoding U-box domain-containing protein 5 isoform X4, which translates into the protein MGNEGAHHSERPYYCTIKVHTLMCSELKNFIDRISQIYLAIESARPRCSTGLQTLCYLHAAMDKARLLIQHCSESSKLYLAFQSDRILWRCENVRKALDLYLGQIQNMVPTLLAAKISGIVEDLRGAKFQLESSEVEAGKVVKDLLRQDMPASDSINNAELEALEFAAVRLKITSPLAVLIEKRSIKKLQEKVRDTDPKKKILEFFLYLLRKYGRHIGQCQTNGGFRQHEECKTRTTDKPAPPDPPLEFKCPISMRLMYDPVIIDSGKTYERVWIEKWFGEGNDTCPVTNIKLDNLYLTANVVMKGLISKWCSDHGINISEPCAQTIPASVSSKKLLSLTSIASIGSSVNDLRLQVSNVSLRSTDTNCGADLVDDDNNANFSVGLPQMNAGACVSQSSISAHSIIRMASLSKLDSLPWEYRCKAVQDIKEQLNKNEQECDWLFNNSYMKLLIKFLKDAYDSSDEKAQDDLAEVLLAILSKSRFGLPPFDEDAMYMLASFLDSKITSKALAIMEVLSCQPSYNSGILASGVLPSILKVLDVQSREFHEVAMKILCNLSCKSDIAYHIVYLDCIPKLVPFLYDQSLAGYCLNIMKSLCDIEEGKNAVAETNSCVASIVTLLETGSKHEQETAMEVLLSLCYEHIEHCQQIMGEGTVKSLINMSVNGNPRVKVIASELLQILGHTTEGDVSNCSTFSAGLSMGISSDSGSGNHIKVKKSPSKGFGYLGRKIARLFHHSR